The window CGATACTTTGCGCCGGATAAATTTATTCGCCGCTCTATGGAATCTAGTAGTAGCCATATGATAAGTCACATTGAAAATAACTCACTAACGGACGAAATTGCAGAAGAGTTTTTTATAAACTATATAAATAACTACGGATAACATTTTTTTTTAATAATCTTCTGTAGCTATGACATTACACTTCTTAATCAACATTCAAAGGAGCACCTTAAGACGACTCATTTAATTACAATTAATTAAGTATTAACATGAAAAATCGCATGCATTAAAAATCCAATGCTTCACGGCGTGCCGGTTCGATTCCGGCCTGAGGTACAAGAAAAGCTTTCTACGTTTGTAAGAAAGCTTTTTTTATTCTCTAATCAGAAACAATTGTTAACAAATAGATAACAATCCTCCTCAAATAGCACTAATAAACTGAAAGCCTTAAGGTTTCTAGTCTATTCAAATAGTACTTAAGCGGCAGAATCAAGTACATTCACTGAAATTTTAATCATACATTAAGAAATGTTATGATATTTTTGCTCAATAAATTATATATTTACCCCTTAACTTGAAAATTCAATAAATCAAATAAGTCAAATGAAACGATCACTTTCAATTTTATTCACGGCAGCCATGACAATAGGTGTTACTGGTGTAGCTTCAGCTTCAGCATTAATCCAAGAAGCTCCAGAAGTAGTTAAAACAGAATCTTTCCACCAAGTCTTAAAGAAAAACTTTATTGATGGAGGACCTGGATTCATGGCAATTGTATTAGTATGTCTTATATTAGGACTAGCAGTAGCAATTGAAAGAATCATTTATTTAAACCTTTCTACTACAAATTCTAAGAAACTTGCTGCAAATGTGGAGCAAGCACTTCAAAGTGGTGGTATTGAAGCTGCAAAAGATGTATGTCGTAATACAAAAGGACCTGTTGCTTCTATCTATTATCAAGGACTTGACAGAGCCGATGAAAGCATCGAAGCTGCAGAAAAAGCAGTTGTTGCTTATGGTGGCGTACAAATGGGTCAATTAGAAAAGAACGTATCTTGGGTTTCATTATTTATCGCTCTTGCACCTATGCTTGGGTTTATGGGTACGGTAATAGGTATGATCGGATCGTTTAACAGTATTGAAGAAGCAGGTACAATGGAACCTTCTCTTGTAGCAGGTGGTATTAAAGTAGCACTTCTTACGACTGTATTTGGTCTTATTGTTGCAATTATCCTTCAAATCTTTTACAACTACATCGTTTCTAAAATTGATAGTATTGTAAATGATATGGAAGATGCTTCTATTACTCTTATCGACATTCTTGTAGATTACAAGAACGGTAAGTAATTAATTCTCATAAAAACAAATCATGGTTTTACATAAAGTATTAAAATACCTAGTTCTTCTTTTGAGCGTTATAGCATTGGGGTTTTTCTTTTACACCTTAGCTATAGGCGATGAAGCAATAGAACTTAATACGGAAGGCAGCCAGGCTGTTACCGTATCACCGTTGATCATACTAGCATATATAACATTAGGACTTACTATCTTGATCGTTGTACTATTCGTATTGAAAGGATTATTTACTAGTCCAGAAGCTCTTAAGAAAGCTGGTATTTCTGTAGGTCTATTGTTGTTAGTTACAGCAATCTCATACGCCCTAGCAGACGATTTGAACACAGTAGGTTTTGTTCCAGTTGAGGAAGGTGGCAAAGTTATTGAGCTAGACAATGGACAAGAACTTTCTACAGGAACTTCCAAATGGATAGGTACCTCATTATATATGTTCTATATACTAGCCTTTGTTGCAGTTGCGACTGTTGTATGGGCTGGAATAAGTAAACAATTAAAAAAGTAAGTTATGGCTAGAAGATCTGCACCAGAAGTAAATGCCGGATCGATGGCAGACATTGCATTCCTATTATTGATCTTCTTCCTGGTAACTACCACGATAGAGGTAGATAGTGGTATTGCAAGTAAATTGCCTCCACCTCTTCCAGAGGACACGCCTCCACCACCTATTAAAGAGAAGAATATATTTCAAGTCATTGTAAATGCTGAAAATAGACTTCTTGTGGAAGAAGAGGATATGGAGATCAAAAACTTGACTAATGCTGCCGTAGCATTTTTAGATAACGGTGGTGGTACTGACCCAAGAAACGCTTGTACTTATTGTAGAGGTGCTAAGGATCCAGAATCGTCCGACAATCCTAAGAAAGCTATTATATCACTAGTCAATGATAGACAAGCATCTTACAAGATGTATCTAGCTGTTACTAATGAATTAGTAAGAGCTTATGCGATCCTTAGAGACCGTGAAGCAAAACGACTTTATAATGAGACGTATTCGTCTATGACAAATCGTTATGCAGAATGGCCTGCTACTGAGAAGGAAAGTCCGGAATATCTTGAGTTAGAAGATAGAATTGATAAGGTAAGAGAATTATTTCCTAGAAATCTTTCTGAAGCCGAACCTCAAAACAGAGAATAATTATGTCTAAATTTAATAAAAAGAAAAATGCTGAGGTACCTGCGGTAAACACTGCTTCCCTACCTGATATTGTATTTATGTTACTGTTTTTCTTTATGGTTGCAACTGTAATGAGGGATGATGAACTTCAAATAGAAAACCAACTTCCTAAAGCTAACCAAGTAGAGAAGCTTGCAGAGAAAAAGAAAGTTGTGACAATTTACATCGGAAAGCCGAGTCCGAATTTCACTAAACAATATGGAGTTACTGAGGTAATTCAATTGGGTGATAAAATTTCTCCTTTAAGTGACGTACAGACGTATGTGAACACAAAGAGAAATGCGATGGATGAGGATGATAAAGATGAAATGATGGTGTCATTAAAAGTAGATCAAAACTCTCAAGTAGGAATTCTAACAGATGTAAAACAAGAATTGAGAGATGCATTAGCTCTTAAAATAAGTTATACTTCTATAGAAGGTGATCCCCTTAGAAATTTGAAAAACTAAAATTTTCAACTTATAAATTATTAAAATAGCCGTTCTAAAAAGAACGGCTATTTTTTTTGACTCAATTTTAATGAAAATACTTCCTGATTACCAGCGGCAGAGCTATTTAAGTTCGATTATAAGCTGAGAGAAACCTTTCAACCCTTCATACTGTAACTACCCTTAGAGTCTGTTATTTACTGGCAAGGTTCTTGAAACTAGTAATTTCAATTCACCTTATCAATAAATCATTTGTCACATTAGACTACAACATTGTTCTCAAACTTCAAAATGTAATCAATGTATGTCTTATCTCTTGCGGCAGTTTAAACAAAAACATCATGGCTCAAAGAAACGCACCAGAAGTAAACGCAGGATCAATGGCAGATATCGCTTTCCTATTATTGATCTTCTTTTTAGTAACAACTACCATAGAAGTAGATAGCGGTATTGCGAGTAAACTACCACCTCCGATTGATAAGCCAGATGATTTTAGACAAAATAAGAGAAACCTGTTTCAAGTCATTGTTAATTCTGAAAACAGGATTCTAGTTAATGAAAAGGATATGGAGCTAAAAGATTTAACAAAAGCTGCCATCAATTTTTTAGATAACGGTGGCGCAACAGATTCCAAAAACATTTGTTCCTATTGCAAAGGAGATAAAGATTCAATGTCCTCAGAAAATCCTAAAAAGGCAATTATATCACTAGTAAATGATAGGCAAGCGTCTTATAAAACCTACATCGCCGTTACTAACGAGCTAGTAAAAGCCTACTCTATGCTTCGAGATCGAGAAGCTCAAAGACTTTATAATGAGACGTACACTTCAATGAATAACCGACTCCATAACTTGCCAAAAACAGAAAGTGACCATCCTGAATATCAAAAACTAGAGCAGCAAATTAAAACTATCAGAGAATTATTCCCTCGGAATCTATCTGAAGCAGAGCCTAGAAAAATAGAATAAAGAACCATTTAAAATAAAGCTCGTTGCTTTTCTTTACCATCGCGATTGTTATATCTTTACTAGATAATAGTTGAGACCCAAAATGAGATCACTTTTACTCTTTACTTTTTTAAGCGTTTGCGCTCATTTAAGTACTGCTCAAAAATCAGAATTTCCAGATAACGCCATTCCTAATGTGGTGGATTCGCTCTATAGGGAAGATCAATTTTATATAGGTTTATCTTTTAACTTAGTTACAAATCAGCCTAGTTCTTATTCTCAAAATGGATTTTCAGGTGGATTGCATGCCGGTTTTATAAGAGATATGCCTATTAATAAAAGACGTAACCTAGCTATAGGTGTAGGATTAGGAGTCTCTACTAATACGTACAATTCCAATCTTTTTATAGGACAAGATGCAAATGGTGAAAGCATCTACAGTATTCTAGATGGTGATATAGATGTAGACCGTAATAGATTCAATACTAATCTTGTTGAAATGCCTATTCAGTTAAGATGGCGCACTTCTACGCCTACAGAATATACTTTTTGGCGCATTTATACTGGTATCAAACTATCGTACATATATCACTATAAAGCGACTTTTAAAAATGAATCCTTAAATGCTTCTCAAACTAATATTCCTGAGGTAAACCGCTTTCAATATGCAGCAACTCTTAGTTTAGGACATGGAAGCTTCAACGCATTTGTTCAGTACAACTTAAACACTTTGTTTAATGAAGATGCGCTCATAGATTTAGAGCAGGTCAACTTACAGCCTATTAAATTTGGGATTGAGTTTTACATCCTTTAGAACTCAAAGCACTTAATATATTCTAGATACTTATAAGCTTAGGAAGTCTTTTATTTGTCTCGCTTTCGCGAAAGCGGAATCAAAAACTAGCTCACAAAATAACTGAAAGCCAAAATCTGACTAGCGAGCCCAAGTGAAAAGCCAAAAATCAACTCATGGCCTTTATGCGCTTTCATACTTAATCTTGAGGTGGCTGTAAGACCGCTTACGATTCCCATAATGGCAAGAGGCAACAGCAAACTTATTCCTTGAGTAAAGGATAGCATGATTAAAAAGCCTAAAACTCCTCCGGTAGCCATTAAATGCAAACTGATCTTATACCTCAACGACGTGATAAGTGTCGCTACAAAACTGGCAATAAGAACACCTATAAAAAAATAATATAATGATAGATGCAATCCATCGGTAAACGTACCTCTTAGTAACATTACTAAAAGAACCATGTAAATACACAATGGTAGGATGCGCTCTTTAGTACGTGATAAATGAATACTATCTACCCAACCTAAGATTTTAAGCATGGTATAAATAAGCAATGGTATCGCAGCGGTAAGTATTAAAATAAGGTACAATTTAAGTCGTACGCTTTCTGGGTCACTATAGTAGTTAAAGTTAAAATACCATAAAGAGACCAGAGAAGGAATAAATAGCGGATTAACCACATAGCTCCACATCCTAAGAAACCACTTCATAATAGTCTAGATTTCCTTTCTCAAACGTGCCACAGGAATGTCTAACTGTTCTCTGTATTTAGCAACTGTTCTACGAGCAATAGGGTATCCTTTTTCTTTTAATAAGTCAGCAAGTTTTTGATCTGTAAGCGGTTTTTTCTTGCTTTCTTCACCTATTACGGTTTCAAGAATTTTTTTAATTTCTCTAGTAGACACTTCTTCACCATCAGAGTTAGTCATAGACTCTGAGAAAAATTCCTTGATTAACTTAGTACCATAAGGAGTGTCCACGTACTTAGAGTTTGCCACACGAGAAACAGTAGATACGTCCATGTCTATCTTATCTGCAATGTCCTTGAGAATCATGGGACGCAAGTTACGCTCATCACCAGATAAGAAATATTCTTTTTGGTAATGCATAATAGTAGACATGGTCACAAATAAAGTCTCTTGTCTTTGTTTGATCGCTTCTATAAACCATTTTGCCCCATCAAGTTTTTGCTTGATAAACATTACCGCATCTTTTTGAGATTTAGTTTTCTCCTTTGCTTCCTTATAACCTCTCAACATATTAGAATAATCTCTAGATACATGTAATTCTGGAGCGTTACGGCCATTCAATGTGAGTTCTAACTCACCATCTTTTATACGTATAGTAAAATCCGGCACTACTTGCTCCACAACACGTGTGCTTCCACCAGCATAAGAACCTCCAGGTTTAGGATTAAGATGTTCTATATCATCAATAGCATCACGCAATTCATCTTCGGTAATGTCGTATTTAGCAATGATTTTTGAATAGTGCTTTTTACTAAAAGCATCAAAAGAATCTCTGATTAATTTAATGGCCAGCTCAGTACTTTTAGAGTTACGCTTTCGCGAAAGCTGAATCAATAAACATTCCTGCAAATCACGAGCTCCTACACCAGCAGGATCTAATCCATGAACTACCTGCAGTACTTTTTCTACTTCTTCTACCTCGGTATATAAATTCATGGTAAAAGCGAGGTCATCTGTAATGTCTTCAAGAGACCTTCTAATGTAACCACTGTTATCGATGCTACCTACAAGAAACTCTGCAATGGCGCGATGGTCATCACTCAATCTCACAGTGTTGAGCTGGTCGATGAGCGTTTGAGTAAATGACTTTCCAGAAGCATACGGAACGCTTTTCTCGTCATCGTCAGCACTATAATTATTTGCTCTTGTGCGATATTCGGGAATATCGTCATCACTCAAGTAATCGTCTACATTGATATCTGTCTCAATAGACTCATTACCATCGTCATAATCATCTTGATTAGAAAATTCATCATACTCATCTTCTGACTGCTCTTTGCCGTCATCCAGTGCTGGATTTTCTTCCAGCTCAGACTTTACTCTTTGCTCAAAGGCTTGTGTAGGCAATTGTATCAACTTCATCAACTGGATTTGTTGAGGAGAGAGCTTTTGAGATAATTTAAAATTTAATGACTGTTTAAGCATGGTTGTTTTCTAACTACGTAAAAATACTAAAAGACTAATTGATTAAAGCTAAAGTTAAGAAAAGAAACGACTCTCCTACATGCTTTACAAATCATAATAATCTAAACCAGATCAATATTAAACTGGCAACATACCATACACCGAATAAAAAATCCCGATTTGAAAGAACAAATCGGGATTTTTAAAACTAATAATTTTATTTAAAACGCTGCATTACCAGGCGTACGTGGATAAGGAATAACATCTCTTACGTTACCCATACCAGTAACAAACATGACCAGTCGTTCAAAACCTAGTCCAAAACCACTATGCACCGCACTACCGAATTTGCGCATTTCTAAGTACCACCACAGCTCTTCTTCTGGAATTCCCATAGTGTCCATCTTTTGCTTTAAGACATCATAACGTTCCTCACGTTGCGATCCACCAGCTATTTCACCTATTCCTGGAAAAAGAATATCCATCGCTCTTACGGTTTCGTTTCCATTAGCATCTTTATCATTGAGACGCATATAAAACGCTTTAATTTTTGCTGGATAATCAAAAAGTATCACAGGACATTCAAAATGCTTTTCTACCAGATAACGCTCATGTTCTGATTG is drawn from Nonlabens dokdonensis DSW-6 and contains these coding sequences:
- a CDS encoding MotA/TolQ/ExbB proton channel family protein is translated as MKRSLSILFTAAMTIGVTGVASASALIQEAPEVVKTESFHQVLKKNFIDGGPGFMAIVLVCLILGLAVAIERIIYLNLSTTNSKKLAANVEQALQSGGIEAAKDVCRNTKGPVASIYYQGLDRADESIEAAEKAVVAYGGVQMGQLEKNVSWVSLFIALAPMLGFMGTVIGMIGSFNSIEEAGTMEPSLVAGGIKVALLTTVFGLIVAIILQIFYNYIVSKIDSIVNDMEDASITLIDILVDYKNGK
- a CDS encoding ExbD/TolR family protein is translated as MARRSAPEVNAGSMADIAFLLLIFFLVTTTIEVDSGIASKLPPPLPEDTPPPPIKEKNIFQVIVNAENRLLVEEEDMEIKNLTNAAVAFLDNGGGTDPRNACTYCRGAKDPESSDNPKKAIISLVNDRQASYKMYLAVTNELVRAYAILRDREAKRLYNETYSSMTNRYAEWPATEKESPEYLELEDRIDKVRELFPRNLSEAEPQNRE
- a CDS encoding ExbD/TolR family protein, with protein sequence MSKFNKKKNAEVPAVNTASLPDIVFMLLFFFMVATVMRDDELQIENQLPKANQVEKLAEKKKVVTIYIGKPSPNFTKQYGVTEVIQLGDKISPLSDVQTYVNTKRNAMDEDDKDEMMVSLKVDQNSQVGILTDVKQELRDALALKISYTSIEGDPLRNLKN
- a CDS encoding ExbD/TolR family protein; translated protein: MAQRNAPEVNAGSMADIAFLLLIFFLVTTTIEVDSGIASKLPPPIDKPDDFRQNKRNLFQVIVNSENRILVNEKDMELKDLTKAAINFLDNGGATDSKNICSYCKGDKDSMSSENPKKAIISLVNDRQASYKTYIAVTNELVKAYSMLRDREAQRLYNETYTSMNNRLHNLPKTESDHPEYQKLEQQIKTIRELFPRNLSEAEPRKIE
- a CDS encoding porin family protein, whose translation is MRSLLLFTFLSVCAHLSTAQKSEFPDNAIPNVVDSLYREDQFYIGLSFNLVTNQPSSYSQNGFSGGLHAGFIRDMPINKRRNLAIGVGLGVSTNTYNSNLFIGQDANGESIYSILDGDIDVDRNRFNTNLVEMPIQLRWRTSTPTEYTFWRIYTGIKLSYIYHYKATFKNESLNASQTNIPEVNRFQYAATLSLGHGSFNAFVQYNLNTLFNEDALIDLEQVNLQPIKFGIEFYIL
- the rpoN gene encoding RNA polymerase factor sigma-54 — encoded protein: MLKQSLNFKLSQKLSPQQIQLMKLIQLPTQAFEQRVKSELEENPALDDGKEQSEDEYDEFSNQDDYDDGNESIETDINVDDYLSDDDIPEYRTRANNYSADDDEKSVPYASGKSFTQTLIDQLNTVRLSDDHRAIAEFLVGSIDNSGYIRRSLEDITDDLAFTMNLYTEVEEVEKVLQVVHGLDPAGVGARDLQECLLIQLSRKRNSKSTELAIKLIRDSFDAFSKKHYSKIIAKYDITEDELRDAIDDIEHLNPKPGGSYAGGSTRVVEQVVPDFTIRIKDGELELTLNGRNAPELHVSRDYSNMLRGYKEAKEKTKSQKDAVMFIKQKLDGAKWFIEAIKQRQETLFVTMSTIMHYQKEYFLSGDERNLRPMILKDIADKIDMDVSTVSRVANSKYVDTPYGTKLIKEFFSESMTNSDGEEVSTREIKKILETVIGEESKKKPLTDQKLADLLKEKGYPIARRTVAKYREQLDIPVARLRKEI